The Oncorhynchus clarkii lewisi isolate Uvic-CL-2024 chromosome 31, UVic_Ocla_1.0, whole genome shotgun sequence genome includes the window aaatgtaaatgtaaagctaacattaataatatgcatgtcaatctctcatggctcaaagtggaggagagacttACTTCATCACTAcctgtttttgtaagaagtgttgacaagctgtttaacttctttggggtagggggcagtattgggtagcttggatgaaaaacgtgcccaaattaagctgcctgctactcagccttAAAACCTAGAATATGTATATAATTAGAAaatctggatagaaaacactctgaagtttctaaaactgtttgaatgatgtcggtgagcataacagaactcatacggcaggcaaaaacctgagaaaaaaatccaagcaggaagtgggaaatctgaggtttgtagtttatcacctcagcccctattgaagataccgtgtgatattagttatgtttcacttcccaaggcttccactagatgtcaacagtatttagaacctgttttgaggattatactctaaaggaggggctcataagggctctttgaggtagtggtctggcagagtgccacagcctcggtctggcATGCTCACGTGAAAGgtccacttcatttgtacagacaaaggaattgtccggttggaaaaTGAATGacattttatgttaaaaacatcctaaagattgattccatacttggtttggcatgtttctacgggctgtaactgaactttttgaacttttcgtccgacgttcggcgtgacctgaacgcgcttttggatttgtttatcaaacgccctaacaaaagaagatatttggacataactgatggacattatcgaaatcaagcatttatggtggaactgggattcctgggagtgcattctgatgaggataatcaaaggtaagtgaatatttcaaatgctatttctgagtaatgttgactatCCAATATGTCGGGTATCTTTTTGGCTtttttgttgtctaaaggctgtactcagattattgcatggtttgctttctccgtaaagtttttttgaaatctgaaacagcggttgcattaaggagaagtttatctaaagttccatgtataatagtctatatcaatgtttattatgagtatttctgaaaattgatgtggctctctgcacaatcaccgcgtgttttagaactactgaaagtaaagcgccaatgtaaactcagattttttgatatatatatgaactttatcaaacaacacATACACGTATTgtataacatgaagtcctatgagggtcatctgatgtagatcatcaaaggtaagtgatacattttatctctatttctgctttttgtgactcctctctttggttggaaaaatggctgtgtttttctgtgacttggtggtgacctaacataatcgtttgtggtgctttcgctgtaaatcctttttatattcagacactgtggctggattaacgagaattttatctttaaaattgtgtaaaatgCTTGTATGCTTGAGAAATTTttattatgagatttttgttgttttgttttgaatttggcgccctgcactttcccTGGCTGTTGCgggggggttccgctagcggtTATGGAACTGTGGCTActgtaagagacacacacacaggtacagacaaaCGCACACAAACGCTAGCACATGCACTATtcacacacgtacattgtaatattgttgtatggtcttattctacatgttgtattgcagatatgtagtggtgtaataatgttatatgactTGCTGTTTATCTTTcgttccttaatgtgtttggactcCAGGAaaactagctgctgccttggcaacagctaacggggatccctaataaataacaATTAATACAGTTAACATATATAAACCCTGGTggcaataaaacatttaaaggaATCACATATCTGAGTTGAGATGTGCCAAATGCTATGATGCTGCTCCTTCAAGAGGGTCGTTCTGTGAAATTAGTCCCTTTTGGGTAGTGTAACCtgaaaattaatcactaatctctcgagtggctagatgttctttaccatttggccatcagatttgccaccaatgctccgtataggacacatcactgcactccatactactctgtaaactggtcacctCTGTAAACTGGGCATCtctcaagacccactggttgatgctaatttataaaaccctcttaggcctcactcctgtttatctgagatatctactgcagcccacATCCTCCAGATACAACACCGgctctgccagtcacattctttcaaaagtccccaaagcacacacatccctgggttgctcctcttttcagttcactgcagctagcgactggaacgagctgcaacaaacactcaaactggacagttttatctcaatctcttcattcaaagacttaatcttggacactcttactgacaattgtggctgctttgtgtgatatattgttgtctctacctttttgccctttgtgctgttgtctgtgcccaataatgtttgtaccatgatttgtgctgctaccatgttatgttgctaccatgttgttgttatgttgtgttgctaccatgctgtgttgtaatgtgttgctgCCTCGCTAAATTGTTtacttaggtctctcttcatgtagtgttgtgttgtctctcttgttgtgatgtgttttgtactttatttatattgtatatttgtattcattttaaCCCctggcccccgtccccgcaggaggcctttttgccttttggtaggccgtcattgtaaataagaatttgttcttaactgacttgcctaattaaataaaggtacaaaaaaaatgTTCTAAGAATCACATGAAATAAAGACAAATCACCAGAAATTACTTTGGCAAAGCAACAAAATAAGGCTTTACAATAATGGTGAACACTTGGGAGACATTTTgggattaagtgggttaaaatgtTCCTAGAGGTCACAGAGGGTGACAGAGGGACACGTCAAAATGCTGCGTTTTGGCACTTTAGCAACTCTTTATAAATATTACAAATCTGAGATAtttaattctccatgtggtctagaTTGAAGAAAAGATCAATTAGTGACTCATTTGTGGAACGACCCAAGAGGTCATGATTAAGATGACGTCAATcataataatcatcatcatcatcaatatcaaCATTATCCCTTACCTGTGGAGGTTTTACTGGTGGGGGCCTCAGTCACAGTCACCACTGTTGTAGACTCAAcacacagggcaccagtggcatTCACCCACTCTGATATCTTTGTCCCGTTGGATAAGGTGCAGTTAACATATATCAGCCCTATAGGCAATCCAAACAACAGTAATCACATTCGTATCTGAATTATATGTAAATACTGGGAAATGGATAGTGCTGTTTCCAAACAGGTCAATTCTTATTGATAAGAATTGATCATTGCTCATTataatcatcattattattatcattaatcATTGATATTGTTGATCATAATGTTTTTTTAACAAAGTATATTAAACAGTAGATTACCTGGACAGTGTGAGATTCTCCTGCTGACAGTATTACGGTTGATGTTGTTTCTGATGGTACAGGTGAGATTTCCTGACAGGCCTTTCTTCAGAGTGATGGTGTTTGTCTTATTATCAGGAGGGGCATCAGTGTCTCTCACCGTCTGTCCATCCAGAGTCCAGCTGTACTGGGGACCATCCCCCTCAGAGGAGCAGGACACCTTCATATCTCCATGAGACAGACACTCAGAGGACAGCTGAGGACTGGATACTGGAGCTGTGGGGGAAGAAGGATATGTAACTGTAGTAAGAGGGAAAACACATTAGACCACAACACCAGCCATTCTTCTTTAAAGCCACAGAAACTACTGTAGTCAACAGGAGCAGCAGATTCATGACACACAATGACTGTATTTCAAATAACCAACAGATGATTTAATGTTGATGGATGTGGTTATGACTCTATGTACCAACTACAGTAGACTATGAAAATAAAAATGACTCCTGTTGAATGACTACACATAAAATGCATTTCTCATTATTTTGATTATTATGCAGTCACATATGTGTAGTTTAGCCAGAGCAATATGTAGAGCTTGTGAAAGTTATCATTTGTAAAAAATTATTTGGCAAGTAAGTTATTTACATTCGATGAACAGTTGTAGTCCTCTGATCCCTATTAATTTCCCTTCTGAATCATATTTTTCGAACAGGTATTCACCAGAATCATTCCTTCTTGTGTTATTTAACTTCAATGTCCCATTGTTTATAAAGAAGTGTACTCTTTCTTTAATTGGGGTGTATATTATTGACCATTTGTCCATCCTCGTTTTCAGTATCTCTGTTTTAGCACCAGTTGAAACTTTATAAAATGAGTATTTATCATATGCCGTGGTTTCAGTCAGCTGGAGATAGACAGTTCCTCCCAGAGCTGCATAACACTGACATCCATCTTCTCTAGCATCACAGGAAGTTTCCAAGCCTGAAGATCAAGAAGAAAAGACACTGTAGTGACTATCACTGTTCTAACCCATGTCAAGTCATGTATCATTTTACAGATGATGATACAAGCGACTAACAGTACAACCAAACCAACAGCATCAACGTGATAGGGATCATTAAGTCAGTGATCATTATCATGGGACAACTGTCTTCTACCGTGTTCTGAATATTGTCTATCATCATCCGTCATTTCTGCTACATGATATACAAGACTCCTGATATTATATTCTGCATAAAAGAAGAGAGAAACCAACACATATAAAGATGTTTCTTACCATGAGTCATTCCTGCTAAGATCACCAACAGTCCTAAAACAGCCTCCATGTCTCTTTACAATGCAGGGTCTCAGTTTATCAAATTATCTTCGGTACTTCAAAAAAGTCCTCTATTTTCTATTCAGAGCTGAATTCGTGTTACGGCACAAACAAAACCAATGCAAGGAAAGTATGAGAGATATCTGTTCCTGCCACTCAGAAGACCTCAACCAGTTTGTGACAAGCAAAAGAAGAAGTTACATTTTGACCCTATTCATAGGTTCTGACTCAGAGGAAAGAGGACGAGCCCCATCAAAGTCTCACTTATTCATTATACAAACCACcagtgtcacgagtccgaccgagggtggtttcccttcccgggcgggtggcgctcggcggtcgtcgtcaccggcctattagctgccactgattgtctttcctccccctccttgtatgtttattggtagcacctgtttatgtatgattagtttgtctttattagacagccggcccgcctggttgttgtgcgggattattcagTGTAACCTTCCGCTCTGTTGTAGAGGTACGTGTTAGTGCCTGGTCGTGCATTTTCCGTTGTAAATGTTCATTCCCTGTGTTTGGGGCCGTTACTATTGTGGGAGAACTACTATTTCatctcaggcaggagaggaggagcgcccaggattacgcgttggagttccggaccttggcagcaggatctgggtggaacgacagggcccctatggaccactacaggtgtagtctccgagaggacgtccgccgggagttagcgtgtcgggacaccgctctgtcactggatcagctgattgacatgtccattcgactggacaatctgctggctgcccgcgggcgttcagagagggttctgtgcgttccaccacccagcccctccactcccattccgatggagttgggaggggctgcgccgaggggtaccggaggaggaggccttccctgcaccaactgtggtcggagaggacacacgtctgatcggtgctgtgggggtccgtctgggagtagagatggcaggcggaacgcttctcggtcaccccaggtgagtcagcatcaaactcacccagaaccccctgttggccacatgtttgtcttaaccttttttcttcacttttttccctcttcccagcatagggcgctagtcgattcaggcgcagctgggaactttatggatcgcggactcgccctgaagttaggggttccgctggtgccgatagattctcctttccccgtgcactccctagatagccggccattagggtcagggatggtcagaGTGAGAGACACTTCGAATTggcagcacactcagggagacGGGCATAATGCAGCACTCGGGGCCACAAAAAGGCATGGAGTTTTTTAGAGTACATTACGGCCACAAAGGGGACGCCGCtgtgaaattcgaggcattatcaagtgcttgt containing:
- the LOC139391026 gene encoding T-cell surface antigen CD2-like isoform X1 is translated as MEAVLGLLVILAGMTHGLETSCDAREDGCQCYAALGGTVYLQLTETTAYDKYSFYKVSTGAKTEILKTRMDKWSIIYTPIKERVHFFINNGTLKLNNTRRNDSGEYLFEKYDSEGKLIGIRGLQLFIESPVSSPQLSSECLSHGDMKVSCSSEGDGPQYSWTLDGQTVRDTDAPPDNKTNTITLKKGLSGNLTCTIRNNINRNTVSRRISHCPGLIYVNCTLSNGTKISEWVNATGALCVESTTVVTVTEAPTSKTSTGPVFNVFVYFQLAEVFILLTICLGSYCFYKKKTCPQEQDDGE
- the LOC139391026 gene encoding T-cell surface antigen CD2-like isoform X2, which codes for MEAVLGLLVILAGMTHGLETSCDAREDGCQCYAALGGTVYLQLTETTAYDKYSFYKVSTGAKTEILKTRMDKWSIIYTPIKERVHFFINNGTLKLNNTRRNDSGEYLFEKYDSEGKLIGIRGLQLFIESPVSSPQLSSECLSHGDMKVSCSSEGDGPQYSWTLDGQTVRDTDAPPDNKTNTITLKKGLSGNLTCTIRNNINRNTVSRRISHCPGPVFNVFVYFQLAEVFILLTICLGSYCFYKKKTCPQEQDDGE